The Macrobrachium nipponense isolate FS-2020 chromosome 19, ASM1510439v2, whole genome shotgun sequence genome contains a region encoding:
- the LOC135215232 gene encoding aspartate aminotransferase-like isoform X3, with the protein MVDCVKQFVPANDYLPVVGIPELREEIVKFHERYDNITLNVNNFVMGPGSKQLIYLVMTTFKGDILLPAPAWVTYAPQIRLAGKEPKIIQTDSKSGWKLTPHSLEEAAVLCGPGWKLLIHTNPGNPSGTCYTHEELRALSAVCRKRSIIVLSDEIYARLTFSRDHASIVQHYPEGTILITGFSKWASAGGWRLGYAHFPNRLQEMFNAVKSAASHTHSCAPAPMQYGVAKALKENAQELDQYMNNCAKILQAVSNYCHRELNSVGVVGCESEAGYYYIPDFEVVRGGLLALKKKADGEVMSRSMLEEADVALMPAASFLRPAEELISRFCFVCFEGAKALEALESLPSNVVLDDDFVRQYCLPVVMGVENLKKWIKKYTR; encoded by the exons ATGGTCGATTGCGTGAAGCAGTTCGTCCCTGCCAATGATTATTTGCCTGTCGTCG GCATTCCAGAACTGAGAGAAGAAATAGTGAAATTCCACGAAAGGTACGACAACATCACCCTGAACGTCAACAACTTCGTCATGGGCCCTGGAAGCAAACAGCTCATTTATCTCGTCATGACCACATTTAAAGGAG ACATTCTCTTGCCTGCTCCTGCATGGGTCACGTACGCACCTCAGATCCGCCTTGCAGGGAAGGAACCTAAAATAATCCAGACGGACAGTAAGAGCGGTTGGAAGCTCACTCCTCACTCCTTGGAAGAGGCTGCTGTCCTGTGCGGACCCGGATGGAAGCTTCTCATTCATACGAACCCAGGGAATCCTA gtgGTACATGCTACACGCACGAGGAACTAAGGGCTCTCAG TGCCGTGTGCCGTAAGCGGTCGATCATAGTGCTGAGCGACGAGATCTACGCTCGGCTGACCTTCAGCAGGGATCACGCCTCCATAGTGCAA CATTATCCCGAAGGAACCATCTTAATCAcagggttcagcaaatgggcgtCAGCTGGTGGGTGGAGACTTGGGTACGCCCATTTTCCGAATAGGTTGCAGGAAATGTTCAATGCAGTCAAAAGCGCAGCTTCGCACACCCATTCATGTGCACCGGCCCCCATGCAGTATGGGGTCGCCAAG GCACTTAAGGAGAACGCTCAAGAACTGGACCAGTACATGAATAATTGCGCAAAAATCTTGCAGGCCGTCAGTAACTACTGCCACAG GGAGCTGAACAGCGTGGGCGTCGTCGGGTGTGAGAGCGAAGCTGGGTACTACTACATACCCGACTTCGAGGTCGTCCGCGGCGGTCTTCTCGCCCTTAAGAAGAAGGCCGACGGGGAAGTCATGTCGAGGTCTATGCTGGAAGAAGCTGATGTGGCG ttaATGCCAGCCGCTTCCTTCCTGAGGCCAGCAGAGGAACTGATCTCCAGATTCTGCTTCGTCTGCTTCGAAGGAGCCAAAGCGCTTGAAGCACTAGAAAGCTTGCCCTCCAATGTCGTCCTCGACGACGACTTCGTCCGCCAGTACTGTTTGCCGGTGGTCATGGGCGTGGAGAACCTGAAGAAGTGGATTAAGAAGTATACGAGATAA
- the LOC135215232 gene encoding aspartate aminotransferase-like isoform X1 has protein sequence MKTKEVAHDLVRDDLAHSTPASNLAFNEEVKALIKSGRKIAHFGFGLSPFPVPKCMVDCVKQFVPANDYLPVVGIPELREEIVKFHERYDNITLNVNNFVMGPGSKQLIYLVMTTFKGDILLPAPAWVTYAPQIRLAGKEPKIIQTDSKSGWKLTPHSLEEAAVLCGPGWKLLIHTNPGNPSGTCYTHEELRALSAVCRKRSIIVLSDEIYARLTFSRDHASIVQHYPEGTILITGFSKWASAGGWRLGYAHFPNRLQEMFNAVKSAASHTHSCAPAPMQYGVAKALKENAQELDQYMNNCAKILQAVSNYCHRELNSVGVVGCESEAGYYYIPDFEVVRGGLLALKKKADGEVMSRSMLEEADVALMPAASFLRPAEELISRFCFVCFEGAKALEALESLPSNVVLDDDFVRQYCLPVVMGVENLKKWIKKYTR, from the exons ATGAAGACTAAAGAAGTGGCTCATGACTTGGTGCGGGATGACTTAGCCCACTCGACACCGGCGTCAAATCTTGCTTTCAACGAAGAG GTGAAAGCGCTCATAAAATCGGGAAGGAAGATAGCTCACTTCGGCTTTGGTCTGTCGCCGTTCCCAGTTCCGAAGTGTATGGTCGATTGCGTGAAGCAGTTCGTCCCTGCCAATGATTATTTGCCTGTCGTCG GCATTCCAGAACTGAGAGAAGAAATAGTGAAATTCCACGAAAGGTACGACAACATCACCCTGAACGTCAACAACTTCGTCATGGGCCCTGGAAGCAAACAGCTCATTTATCTCGTCATGACCACATTTAAAGGAG ACATTCTCTTGCCTGCTCCTGCATGGGTCACGTACGCACCTCAGATCCGCCTTGCAGGGAAGGAACCTAAAATAATCCAGACGGACAGTAAGAGCGGTTGGAAGCTCACTCCTCACTCCTTGGAAGAGGCTGCTGTCCTGTGCGGACCCGGATGGAAGCTTCTCATTCATACGAACCCAGGGAATCCTA gtgGTACATGCTACACGCACGAGGAACTAAGGGCTCTCAG TGCCGTGTGCCGTAAGCGGTCGATCATAGTGCTGAGCGACGAGATCTACGCTCGGCTGACCTTCAGCAGGGATCACGCCTCCATAGTGCAA CATTATCCCGAAGGAACCATCTTAATCAcagggttcagcaaatgggcgtCAGCTGGTGGGTGGAGACTTGGGTACGCCCATTTTCCGAATAGGTTGCAGGAAATGTTCAATGCAGTCAAAAGCGCAGCTTCGCACACCCATTCATGTGCACCGGCCCCCATGCAGTATGGGGTCGCCAAG GCACTTAAGGAGAACGCTCAAGAACTGGACCAGTACATGAATAATTGCGCAAAAATCTTGCAGGCCGTCAGTAACTACTGCCACAG GGAGCTGAACAGCGTGGGCGTCGTCGGGTGTGAGAGCGAAGCTGGGTACTACTACATACCCGACTTCGAGGTCGTCCGCGGCGGTCTTCTCGCCCTTAAGAAGAAGGCCGACGGGGAAGTCATGTCGAGGTCTATGCTGGAAGAAGCTGATGTGGCG ttaATGCCAGCCGCTTCCTTCCTGAGGCCAGCAGAGGAACTGATCTCCAGATTCTGCTTCGTCTGCTTCGAAGGAGCCAAAGCGCTTGAAGCACTAGAAAGCTTGCCCTCCAATGTCGTCCTCGACGACGACTTCGTCCGCCAGTACTGTTTGCCGGTGGTCATGGGCGTGGAGAACCTGAAGAAGTGGATTAAGAAGTATACGAGATAA
- the LOC135215232 gene encoding aspartate aminotransferase-like isoform X2, producing MKTKEVAHDLVRDDLAHSTPASNLAFNEEVKALIKSGRKIAHFGFGLSPFPVPKCMVDCVKQFVPANDYLPVVDILLPAPAWVTYAPQIRLAGKEPKIIQTDSKSGWKLTPHSLEEAAVLCGPGWKLLIHTNPGNPSGTCYTHEELRALSAVCRKRSIIVLSDEIYARLTFSRDHASIVQHYPEGTILITGFSKWASAGGWRLGYAHFPNRLQEMFNAVKSAASHTHSCAPAPMQYGVAKALKENAQELDQYMNNCAKILQAVSNYCHRELNSVGVVGCESEAGYYYIPDFEVVRGGLLALKKKADGEVMSRSMLEEADVALMPAASFLRPAEELISRFCFVCFEGAKALEALESLPSNVVLDDDFVRQYCLPVVMGVENLKKWIKKYTR from the exons ATGAAGACTAAAGAAGTGGCTCATGACTTGGTGCGGGATGACTTAGCCCACTCGACACCGGCGTCAAATCTTGCTTTCAACGAAGAG GTGAAAGCGCTCATAAAATCGGGAAGGAAGATAGCTCACTTCGGCTTTGGTCTGTCGCCGTTCCCAGTTCCGAAGTGTATGGTCGATTGCGTGAAGCAGTTCGTCCCTGCCAATGATTATTTGCCTGTCGTCG ACATTCTCTTGCCTGCTCCTGCATGGGTCACGTACGCACCTCAGATCCGCCTTGCAGGGAAGGAACCTAAAATAATCCAGACGGACAGTAAGAGCGGTTGGAAGCTCACTCCTCACTCCTTGGAAGAGGCTGCTGTCCTGTGCGGACCCGGATGGAAGCTTCTCATTCATACGAACCCAGGGAATCCTA gtgGTACATGCTACACGCACGAGGAACTAAGGGCTCTCAG TGCCGTGTGCCGTAAGCGGTCGATCATAGTGCTGAGCGACGAGATCTACGCTCGGCTGACCTTCAGCAGGGATCACGCCTCCATAGTGCAA CATTATCCCGAAGGAACCATCTTAATCAcagggttcagcaaatgggcgtCAGCTGGTGGGTGGAGACTTGGGTACGCCCATTTTCCGAATAGGTTGCAGGAAATGTTCAATGCAGTCAAAAGCGCAGCTTCGCACACCCATTCATGTGCACCGGCCCCCATGCAGTATGGGGTCGCCAAG GCACTTAAGGAGAACGCTCAAGAACTGGACCAGTACATGAATAATTGCGCAAAAATCTTGCAGGCCGTCAGTAACTACTGCCACAG GGAGCTGAACAGCGTGGGCGTCGTCGGGTGTGAGAGCGAAGCTGGGTACTACTACATACCCGACTTCGAGGTCGTCCGCGGCGGTCTTCTCGCCCTTAAGAAGAAGGCCGACGGGGAAGTCATGTCGAGGTCTATGCTGGAAGAAGCTGATGTGGCG ttaATGCCAGCCGCTTCCTTCCTGAGGCCAGCAGAGGAACTGATCTCCAGATTCTGCTTCGTCTGCTTCGAAGGAGCCAAAGCGCTTGAAGCACTAGAAAGCTTGCCCTCCAATGTCGTCCTCGACGACGACTTCGTCCGCCAGTACTGTTTGCCGGTGGTCATGGGCGTGGAGAACCTGAAGAAGTGGATTAAGAAGTATACGAGATAA